A stretch of Deltaproteobacteria bacterium DNA encodes these proteins:
- a CDS encoding 2-oxoacid:acceptor oxidoreductase family protein, with protein MLRIRFHGRGGQGMKTASRILGSAGFHAGFVVQDSPVYGAERRGAPMSAFTRLAREPIRERGTVATPDLIVIADDTLLADQAAQPLLGCDEQTTILLNSTKEVADLQQIGHALAKQVLTADFTTLAIDTTQSLASLSVALGVATARLVGLSLADALVGIGDELSSHLSDTQRSQNTTLAQAAYARAKTWPVVQERLSTTTIERAVLADVAFDPPSLATPSIYASGNSPERKTGNWRQFRPILHADLCTRCWICFVRCPEAAISLDAQDYPVVDYDECKGCLLCVHECPTHAFTTEKEVR; from the coding sequence ATGTTACGCATCCGTTTCCATGGGCGCGGCGGACAAGGCATGAAAACGGCGAGCCGGATTCTTGGCTCGGCGGGTTTCCATGCCGGCTTTGTCGTGCAGGATTCACCTGTGTATGGCGCCGAGAGACGCGGCGCACCGATGAGTGCGTTTACTCGCTTGGCGCGAGAGCCTATCCGCGAGCGCGGCACAGTCGCTACCCCGGACTTGATCGTGATTGCAGATGATACCTTGTTAGCGGACCAGGCGGCGCAACCGCTCTTGGGGTGCGATGAACAGACCACCATCCTTCTGAATTCAACGAAAGAGGTAGCCGATCTCCAACAAATCGGTCACGCACTAGCTAAGCAGGTGCTTACTGCTGACTTCACCACACTGGCGATCGACACGACACAATCCCTGGCCAGCCTGAGTGTGGCGCTTGGCGTGGCGACAGCTCGCCTAGTTGGGTTGTCGTTAGCGGATGCGCTTGTGGGCATTGGAGACGAACTCTCCTCCCATCTTTCGGATACGCAGCGGAGTCAGAACACGACCCTTGCCCAAGCAGCCTATGCTCGCGCAAAGACCTGGCCGGTTGTGCAAGAACGTCTTAGTACCACTACTATTGAACGCGCGGTGCTGGCGGACGTGGCCTTCGATCCTCCATCGCTGGCGACTCCCAGCATTTACGCGAGCGGCAACAGTCCAGAACGAAAAACCGGCAACTGGCGTCAATTCCGTCCGATCTTGCACGCGGACCTTTGCACTCGGTGCTGGATCTGCTTCGTTCGCTGTCCAGAAGCAGCGATTTCCCTCGATGCTCAGGACTATCCGGTCGTGGACTACGACGAGTGCAAAGGTTGCTTGCTGTGTGTGCATGAATGTCCGACGCACGCTTTTACCACCGAGAAGGAGGTCCGATGA
- a CDS encoding pyruvate synthase, which produces MTLPTSPELESIKTLKQIAREEFILPGTAICGGCGGLEALRLAAKVLGPKTVFVNAAGCFTLLATFPYTPFKGSWLYTTMASAAAGAQGVRDALDVLIARGKLPAEDDVEVVVVAGDGSTYDMALSSTSGALFRGLDFWYFCYDNESYGNTGMQMSSATPYGARTATTPVGVKARAGTEHGKKDLFEIWRAHRPAYLATVSPRFPIDLTNKFLKAKTLCGPKLFIAHAPCPTGWLYDPEQTADYARLAVETGIFALKEAVDGAVTHTYVPRRHRPVEEYLQGQGRYRHLFEPTRNEGALRQIQDQVDRYWAEVHETTGAAR; this is translated from the coding sequence ATGACCCTGCCAACCAGTCCAGAATTGGAATCGATAAAGACCCTCAAACAGATTGCCCGCGAAGAATTCATTCTGCCGGGGACGGCCATCTGCGGCGGTTGTGGTGGTCTCGAAGCCTTGCGCTTAGCGGCGAAAGTCCTGGGACCCAAGACCGTCTTTGTCAACGCTGCCGGGTGCTTCACCTTGCTGGCTACGTTTCCCTACACGCCTTTCAAAGGCTCCTGGCTCTACACAACCATGGCCAGCGCCGCTGCCGGCGCACAAGGCGTGCGTGATGCGTTGGATGTTCTCATCGCACGCGGCAAGCTCCCGGCGGAGGATGATGTTGAAGTCGTGGTCGTCGCCGGTGATGGCAGCACCTACGATATGGCCTTGTCCTCCACCTCTGGAGCCCTCTTCCGTGGGCTCGACTTCTGGTACTTCTGTTACGACAACGAATCGTACGGCAACACCGGTATGCAAATGTCGAGCGCCACGCCCTACGGCGCACGCACAGCGACCACGCCTGTGGGAGTAAAAGCGAGAGCGGGAACAGAACATGGCAAGAAAGATCTCTTCGAGATTTGGCGGGCACACCGCCCGGCCTACCTCGCGACGGTGTCGCCGCGCTTTCCCATCGATCTGACGAATAAGTTTCTCAAAGCAAAAACACTGTGCGGGCCGAAACTCTTCATTGCCCACGCGCCCTGTCCGACCGGATGGCTCTACGACCCCGAGCAGACTGCCGACTACGCGCGGCTTGCCGTCGAGACCGGCATCTTCGCGCTGAAAGAGGCGGTGGACGGCGCGGTCACGCATACGTATGTGCCGCGACGCCATCGACCGGTGGAAGAATACTTACAAGGGCAGGGACGGTATCGTCATTTATTCGAGCCCACGCGGAATGAGGGCGCTTTGCGACAGATTCAGGATCAAGTGGATCGCTACTGGGCTGAGGTCCACGAAACCACCGGCGCAGCGCGGTGA
- a CDS encoding Hsp20/alpha crystallin family protein: MAKKDSWLPAPFQQFSREVDRLFDELIYRPWGGHRARELAWTPQLDLYEDATAFVLEADLPGVHENDISVAVENEDLVLQGKRAFERICDEENFHCRERRSGEFVRRLHLPVSVDRQKIRVEFHDGVLRVTLPKMK; this comes from the coding sequence ATGGCCAAGAAGGACTCATGGCTTCCCGCGCCCTTTCAACAGTTCTCGCGCGAGGTCGATCGCCTCTTCGACGAACTGATTTATCGCCCCTGGGGGGGGCATCGCGCGCGGGAGCTAGCCTGGACACCACAGCTCGATCTGTACGAGGATGCCACTGCTTTCGTCTTGGAAGCGGACTTACCTGGAGTCCACGAGAACGATATCTCCGTCGCAGTCGAAAACGAGGATCTCGTGCTACAAGGAAAACGCGCATTCGAGCGCATCTGCGATGAGGAAAATTTTCATTGTCGGGAACGTCGCTCGGGAGAATTCGTGAGGCGGTTGCATCTTCCGGTCTCCGTCGATCGACAAAAGATCCGCGTCGAGTTCCACGATGGGGTATTGCGCGTAACGCTGCCAAAAATGAAGTAA
- a CDS encoding CBS domain-containing protein, translating to MTELNVRPWMNDSPLTIGPKDNLRRALALLRSARVPELFVVDDGKLVGLLNEHDIWNRCPTGMIMLDEQQASELLEQFRVGGVMILQPPMVTPETSLREAIQLFAQTGRHGLPVMENGGLVGILTEERALQVIAAVLSEVEQCTFKK from the coding sequence ATGACAGAACTCAACGTACGACCATGGATGAACGACAGCCCACTCACCATTGGCCCTAAAGACAACCTCCGCCGCGCCCTGGCTCTCTTGCGCTCGGCCAGGGTGCCGGAGCTATTCGTGGTCGATGATGGCAAACTGGTCGGACTTCTGAACGAACACGATATCTGGAACCGTTGCCCCACGGGGATGATCATGCTCGACGAGCAGCAGGCGAGCGAACTGCTGGAACAGTTTCGCGTCGGCGGCGTCATGATCCTTCAGCCTCCGATGGTGACGCCGGAGACTTCTCTCCGCGAGGCCATCCAACTGTTCGCACAAACAGGGAGGCATGGCTTACCGGTCATGGAGAACGGGGGCCTCGTCGGAATACTCACCGAAGAACGTGCCCTACAAGTCATCGCCGCAGTGTTGAGCGAAGTCGAACAATGTACCTTTAAGAAGTGA
- a CDS encoding pyruvate synthase → MTTGQLLTGNAAAAWGARLADVDYIPAFPITPQTEIIELLAQWSANGDIPARFVTMDSEHSMLTAAGAGAAAGARVFTATSSQGLLYGFEVLYTIAGWRVPLVLVNVSRALASPITLEADHNDILAARDTGFLQIHAETCQEIVDSILIAYRLAEDERVMLPVLVNLDGFTLSFTREPVTLPPPAAVAEFLPAYRPRHAYIRGDKPMAQGAAVLGGAPYSYFRYQQQRAQENALAMHQTIAEEFAVRFGRRYDLIESFQLDDADYVLVMSNAFATKGKAAVQRWRARGIKIGLLRLRVVRPFPAEAIAATLAGRKAVAIIDQNLAPGSGGILYPEIATALYHETQRPPLLSVIGGLGGKDISEGEFEAVFHHLERAAVGEHVVSPLLLYTKLEQERTRTLLQIAGKETSL, encoded by the coding sequence ATGACGACCGGGCAACTACTCACCGGCAACGCTGCCGCCGCTTGGGGGGCGCGCCTCGCTGACGTGGATTACATCCCTGCTTTTCCCATCACGCCACAGACGGAGATTATCGAACTTCTGGCCCAATGGTCCGCCAATGGCGACATCCCCGCGCGCTTCGTTACGATGGACTCCGAGCATTCCATGTTGACTGCTGCCGGGGCAGGAGCGGCTGCCGGGGCGCGCGTTTTTACCGCTACGTCCAGTCAGGGCTTGCTGTACGGCTTTGAGGTTCTCTACACCATCGCCGGGTGGCGGGTCCCGCTGGTGCTAGTCAACGTGTCGCGGGCGCTGGCCTCGCCGATCACTCTCGAAGCCGACCACAACGATATCCTCGCCGCACGCGACACCGGGTTTTTACAAATCCATGCCGAGACATGCCAGGAGATTGTTGACTCAATTCTCATCGCGTACCGTCTCGCCGAAGACGAACGGGTCATGCTGCCGGTGCTGGTCAACCTCGACGGGTTTACCCTGTCCTTTACTCGTGAACCGGTGACATTACCGCCCCCGGCGGCGGTTGCTGAGTTCTTACCCGCCTATCGCCCCAGGCATGCGTATATTCGCGGCGATAAACCGATGGCGCAAGGCGCGGCGGTGCTCGGTGGCGCCCCGTACAGTTACTTTCGCTATCAGCAGCAGCGCGCGCAAGAGAATGCCTTGGCCATGCATCAAACCATTGCCGAGGAATTCGCTGTGCGCTTCGGGCGACGCTATGACCTGATCGAATCGTTCCAACTTGACGACGCGGACTACGTTCTGGTCATGTCCAACGCGTTTGCCACCAAAGGGAAAGCCGCCGTGCAGCGCTGGCGAGCGCGTGGAATCAAAATTGGGCTGCTCCGACTCCGCGTTGTACGACCGTTTCCGGCAGAGGCGATTGCCGCCACGCTCGCTGGCCGTAAAGCTGTCGCCATCATCGATCAGAATCTTGCGCCCGGGAGCGGTGGTATTCTCTATCCTGAGATTGCTACCGCGCTCTATCACGAGACCCAGCGACCGCCGCTGCTCAGCGTCATCGGTGGGCTGGGCGGGAAAGATATTTCCGAAGGAGAGTTTGAGGCAGTGTTCCATCACCTCGAACGTGCGGCAGTTGGTGAACACGTCGTCAGTCCGCTCCTCCTCTACACGAAGCTAGAGCAAGAACGTACCCGCACGTTATTGCAGATCGCCGGGAAGGAGACCTCGTTATGA
- a CDS encoding CBS domain-containing protein translates to MKTVNDIMTTEVTTLGRNDSLQVAKDIMNLGRVRHFPVLEDDKVVGVVSQRDLYKASLGSVMKYGEKAQRAFLEGIAIKEVMSAPVVTVAPHASVQEAARLMMEKKIGCLPVLEGPQLVGIVTETDMLKLVAEMS, encoded by the coding sequence ATGAAAACAGTGAATGACATTATGACCACGGAAGTGACCACCTTGGGGCGCAACGATTCGTTGCAGGTCGCGAAAGACATTATGAACTTGGGACGTGTTCGGCACTTCCCGGTGCTTGAAGACGACAAGGTCGTGGGTGTCGTCAGTCAGCGGGATTTGTATAAAGCCTCTTTGGGATCGGTGATGAAATATGGCGAGAAGGCCCAGCGTGCGTTCTTGGAAGGGATCGCGATCAAAGAGGTCATGAGCGCGCCCGTCGTAACGGTCGCTCCTCACGCCTCGGTGCAAGAAGCAGCACGTTTAATGATGGAGAAGAAAATTGGCTGCTTGCCTGTGCTTGAAGGTCCGCAACTGGTTGGGATCGTGACCGAAACCGATATGCTCAAGCTCGTGGCGGAGATGAGCTAA